The DNA window CTACATTATATTACTTTTTAAAGTAGTACAACGTAAGGGGCGTGGCCTAATGAGTGATGTCAAGTCCTCTGACGCGTGCAGTTAGGtgagttttttcattttgtatttgcgtGTTTGACTGTTTGTTTCGTTCAATAAATGGCTAATTTGTACTTAGAATATTGTTTcgcaacacaaagcaaaaacaaaaatggcccGTAACTTAAAAAATAGTACGTTTGGGTACTTTAACCGTATTTGTGTACAAGCAATTCATATGTcctctttgtttattttatttatacatatgtctacttttatttcaaagaTTACGAAGCTCCAGCCcaagtttctttttaaaaagcgtttaaaaaaatacgacatacaatatatacatatatcttgtctttgtccAGTATCTGAACCTCAAAGACACCTCATTAAAATCAATAAGTTTCCTGTTCTGACATCTTTTATGGCTACAAATAAGTCAAAGCAGTTTCCCAGCAGACGATAGTTAGCTTTGTTTAATTGCTTCGCTAAAGGGACGGCGCTGGTGCGGAAGGCCAGAGGGCGTCCCGGCAGGCTTCATTATCGCGACCGTGGCGGTGAAAGGCGGGAATACACAGCGGAGGCGGGAGGATGAAAGCGCAGTAGACGGATATTACCtgatcaaaaaaaaagaaggtgcCGGCAGGCGGAGCTGATAAGCTTTTGCCCACGGTCGCTTCGAAGGCCGCGAATCGAGCCGGAAATACACCTCGGAATTCTTCCGTCAAATGGTGGATAAACTCAATATAGTAGAGCTCTATTTTTAGACATTCAGTGAAACCAAAATGTGATTCACTGCATTGAAATGTGGCTCTTGGAGGCTATAACCATTTCAGCTTTATTGCTGTACGCTCTGTGATCTCGCTCTTATTCTTTCGGgtgagaaaatgaaatattttcatcataaaaacacCCGTTAAAGACTTTCAGTGGGCCGTCAACACGTATACCCATGCTAAAATTAGCTTAGCATGTTGTCCTGGCTGCAAAGTGCCATTCCTACAGTTACCTCTCGGATAAAACTGAGAAATATAACGTACATTTCGTCTCTCAGTTTCCATCACTGCAAATGATGCACTCAGTGCGCTGTGGTTTGACAGAtttcaatttaaaagaaagaagtttgtgtgtgcgcatgtgtttGAGTGCGACAGGAGCATTTATCCCATCAGTCGCATGTCACGTTGTAATCTTCTTATAACGCGCAACGggcggaaaaaaaaggaagcagcAAAAAGCCGCTTTTGATTCGCATTTGGCAGCTCTAATCTTGTTCCCCACCCCAAATCCCCTCTGAGACgatttttgtcaaaaatattcAACTGAAAATATGAACATTCCACACACGTAATCTCGCCGCTTGTTCATTCCAACCAAAGATAAATCATCATTTGAAGTGTTAAATAATGTTTAGCCTTGTTGGGCATATGTAATCctatccattttattttgccatcCTTCCTGTTCTAATCTGCGAGGATCAGCAAGATCAAATGCTgtggatttattattttttaataatctaCTTGAATAATCCAATTCTAGCTCTTGtgcattaataaaaaaaaaagaagtacttGAGTTATTTTCTCCAATcaaattttctttaaaaatatttttttctttttggtgcaTCCCTTCATTCCCAAAAACCCAAGAAGTTTAAGTTGTTATCAAGCAGGAGGTGTCATCCCCCAATAAGAGTGAGATGGTGAGTCAGCCACTACCAGGCTTGTCGCCATGGAGACCAACATCTTCCCTTGCATCTTGTTCCCACTTTTCCCAGTGCAAAGCTCCCCAAGTAGCAATcacactttatttttctttctttctttttcttttttttacactgctGTCCGCTTTTCCTTTGCTTATGATGTCTCATGAATTTTCCTTTTGTTACCCCCACCGGTACCTCCCTCATCTTTCCATTAATGTATGTTGTCATGTGTCCTCACTGATAAACAGCCGAATGTCACTTTGACATCAAACCACCTCGGCCACACTCACGGATGATTGGCACGTCCCTGGTGATGTCATCCCGCAGCCGTGATGAACCATAAAGCAGctctcataaaataaaatgtctttattgtaGTCTCCCTTCCAGACAAAAAAGCTCCTCCATCTGATCATGAATTATTCATAAAATATAGCAGGCTTCCGTGAGTGCGTGCGGAAAACAGTTATTTTTACATGCACCATTGctgaattagattttttttttttaaatgtgcgcCTAACTGGAAAAGATTACATTTTGATGTTAGTTAGAAACTGAATTATGCTCAAATCAGGACGGCAAAGATTCCGATAAAGGTGTGGCAAGTGGcctttattttagtttgtcaATTCAGTATAGTGAGCAATCATGCTTGTTTGTTGGCGAGTTAATATGTTAAGTAGAATGACTGGTTAGTTGGTTGTgccttaatttatttgttaGTTATTTGTTCATTAGTTAGTAACGGAACCGCATCAAAATTAGACTGGGCCAAATGGAAACTACCATTAGGTCGTTAATTAATTGgttagttagctagctagtaCTTTAGTAAGCTAGGTTGTTTAGTTAATTAGCTGGCTAGCTTaattacacaaaacaaaaacaacaaaaaaactcttgaaaacAATCGATAGCGATTGGGTGCAGATTTGGATAGGCATTGTTGTTTCTAAGTAAACTGAGCAacaatttcaatttcattcGCTCACTCACAAGCCGGTTCACATTTTGCTATAGCTCCATAGAGGATGGAATCGTTTATTTCTACTGTTTGCCCAGCCCAGCCGTTGGTTAGCATGCATATTTTAAAAGACATACTCCCTCCTGCATATCAGCAGGACAAGAGTAATTGCTGGAAGGGGAGAAACTAACTGCGTGCTCCTCTCTCCTCCGCCTTCCCCTCCGCCACCTTTTGATGAATAAGTAAACACCTACAAGCCGGCAGTTGCTTTAAAAGTCTCCAAGTGGGAGGACAGACGACCTGCTGTTTACTCGTTGATGATCGCacttacacacgcacacacacacatgttgcTTGGAGAGGCTACGTCAGCACTCGCAGgtttttgcatttcaaaagcaGCACATAGGAAAATGCCGATCATACCTTCAATTCTTTATTCCGGTGTCCAATGATTATATTATCATGTGTCCTTtaatatttattgtgtttatttagcCGCTTTGCCATAAAGGTTCTTAATATgatgcaaagacaaaaaacacaataaatcacATCCAGGGTCAATCAAaaccacttcttttttttctttaccaaGAAATTAATTCAAATTGTGCCGTAGTCGTAAACTACGTGAGGTGACGAGGGTGTGACTAGTAGAGTAACATTCATCATTTTAAGTTGCAAAGTCGAGCAGAATTTTGATGCATTACTGTGAATTAAAATGTCccccaaaaatcaatcaatgcgGCTACAGGACcaggaattttaaaaaagctcCAGAACCTGCTCACATCAGCGCCAACAAAGACGTACAGTACCAGCCGCAAATTTCGAAGCACTTTAATTCACAATATTTATGgaatttaacaaaaaataaaacctgaaAACTAATAACACGGCAGCACAAGGCCAAACTTCTTATGTGTGATGGTCACTTTCCAAGGATGACACTTTTTGAATATAATAAACTCAATCATCCCCGCACCTTTAGTGCGACGCCTCCTCGGCACATATGTAGCAGTTAATAGCATGGTACATTATACGGCTTACTCACAATGGCAACTATTCAACTGTAGCCAACGTACAAGGGCTGTGACGAGATGCTCGCTGAAAAGCAGCCAAAGGCCAACAGAGCGAGGACGCTGCATTTTAAATAGCAGCCTCAGCTCACTAGATGAGAAAATGGGTCATGTTTGCTTCCTGACACGTTTCTGAAAACGAGTGTGCTTTTCTCACACCTGCACCTCACGCCTTTCGTTTTGATATCCCTCGGTTAAGCACACCAACACTGACTGGTCGCCAATCCGGGATGCGCCATGCCTTTTTGTAAACGTTTTTGAACTCCCATTTCCACCCCAATGATGCTGCTAGGTGTAGTCGTGTTTAAGGTGGAGCGGTTCTGGGGCTGACGCTAATGAGCATCGACGCTTCTCGGTAGTGATGACTGACCCACATTTAGTGCGCTGCCCTGAGGCCTGCTGTGTCGGGATGGGGAAAAAACGACCATGCAGGATGTTCTAgtatttgaataaaaagaCTCTCTGAGGGTTCCGGTGGATTCGGATATGAGCTACCATGTCGGCTACGCTAATGTCTATATTCTAGCGACTTTCGTTATTAGTTTGCCAGGTTAGCTTCAAGTTTTAATTtgttgtccacaatttagcgCGTTTACCTTACAGGAAGCGATTTGCGTCTTCTACCCAGCCTGTCAAGACGTTTAGCATTCCGGATGATGGACGTAAGCCTGTCCACAGTGTTGTGTGCGTCCACGTTGTAGTAGAGGCTAAACGCGTTATTGATGCGTTCCCGCAGTGAGTCGACAGCCCGCAAAGTCAAAGGAAAGCCAAAGCATCAATCACTTCGCATGAGTCGCGTTTACAACAAGTGTGTCATCCATCTTGATGAGGCTGCGCAGAGAGCGCAGGGGTCCTCCGCAAGGGGCACCGCCGCTTTCCACGCAAAGTGGGATTAAATGTCTCGCTGAAGGGCACCTTGATGGAGGCTGTCTTTTTCACCATCAAACATCAAAAAGATGCATTCAGGGCCATACGCCAGGGAAAAAGATGATGGAAGAAGCAACAATTTAAAACAAGATGGCAGAGATGTGAAGTCAAGTCAACACACGGGGCTTTATTCATTCACGGACGTGACTTCATTTCCATATCAATTGTGAGCGATTGGACAGTCAGAGAAgataaacaagaaaaaataacGCAAGTTTTTTTATCATGATTGCTGATAGTGAGAGGCGGCATGCTAAGGTTGATGCGGAAGTCTGCGGACAAGATGCGGTGCCTGAGGAAGAAATCTACGTTGCCTCTACTGGGCTTCCTGGTCGCTTGCCTGCTGCTCTTCAATCTCTACGTGGACATGGACGGATATGTGTTGGTGAGTTATACTGAATGGATGTTTGACGTCTCAAGTCGTCAATGGTAGTGAAtgagttgtttttattgtcgTTATTTTCCAACAGGAGGCAGAAAAGCGTCAGCTAGGCGAGGCGTTGATGCATCACGCTAGCTCGGAGCGATACATCCACACCTTCAGAGACCTGTCCAACTTCTCTGGGACCATCAACGTGACATATCGCTACCTGGCGGGATTCCCTCTGCCGCGCAAAAGTGGGTATAAGTAACACTCCAGATCTGGATTTAATGGACTAATCTTCATTGTCAAAACATGATGAGCACAAATTGTTCTTTGTCAGAGTATCTGACCATCGGGCTGTCGTCGGTGAAGAGGAAGCGAGGGAACTACCTCCTGGAGACCATCAAGTCCATCTTTGACCAGTCCAGCTACGAGGAGCTGAAGGAGATCGTGGTGGTGGTCCACCTGGCTGACTTTGACTCCGTGTGGTGCGAGAACCTCCTGCAGGAAATCAGCCGCAAGTTCTCGCACCACATCATCGCCGGCCGCCTGCTGGTGATCCAGGCTCCCGAGGACTACTACCCGTCCCTGGACGGACTGAAGCGGAACTACAACGACCCCGAGGACCGGGTGCGCTTCCGCTCCAAGCAGAACGTGGACTACGCCTTCCTGCTCAACTTCTGCACCAACCTGTCCGACTTCTACATGATGCTGGAGGACGACGTGCGCTGCTCTCGTAACTTCCTGACGGCGCTGAAGAAGGTGATCGCCTCCCGGGAGGGATCCTACTGGGTGATGCTGGAGTTCTCCAAGCTGGGCTACATCGGGAAGCTCTACCACGCGCGGGACCTGCCGCGCCTGGCGCACTTCCTGCTCATGTTCTACCAGGAGATGCCGTGCGACTGGCTGCTTATCCATTTCCGCGGGCTGCTGGCCCAGAAGGACGTGATTCGCTTCAAGCCGTCGCTCTTCCAGCACATGGGCTACTACTCGTCCTACAAGGGTGCCGAGAACAAGCTGAAGGATGACGACTTTGAGGAAGACGCGGTGGACATACCCGACAACCCGCCGGCGCGGCTCTACACCAACATTGACGTCTTCGAGAACTACGCCGCCGCCAAGGCCTACAGCGCCGTGGACGAGTACTTCTGGGGCAAGCCCCCGTCCACCGGAGACTTCTTTGTGGTGGTCTTCAACAAGTCAGCTAAGATCAGCAAAATCAAAATCACCACGGGTTCAGAGGACAGACAGAGCGACATCCTCCATCACGGTGCCGTGGAAGTGGGTCACAGGCGCATGGAGGGCAAGCAGGATGGCCAGTGCGCCTCCTACATCACTCTGGGGGAGTTCAGAGGCGGCAGGGTTGAGGTCCAGGACGTGGACCGCAAGATTGGTTTTGACGTGGACTGTGTGCGCGTTGTGGTGACAGCCAGTCAGAAGGAGTGGCTCATTATCAGAACCATCAGCCTGTGGACCACACACACCGCCAGTCCATTAATCAAGTGACCAATCAAATCATTAGTGCGTTCATGTTGGACGAgattcaaaaaaatattttcttgtgtattttggtcttcaactctttttttctcagtcaaGTACTATTCCGAGTCCATCCTTTATACTTAATTTTcctaatataaaaacaaaatatgttcaTGTGTCTGATGTCTTGTTTTGGAGGTTTGGAAATCAAGCTGCTTCAAAAGCAAGTTACACATACCGTTATCAGCGTTCTATTTATAATTCCATATCTGCTGAGTGAAGTGATTTTCGCTGGCTGCAAGATTCAGATTGGCAGGTGAGTTGTGTTTTACTTTGCTGCCACCTAGAGACCATCTTAAGTCATTACAGCCACTCGTCTTTGGAGGCGTATGGGGAGGTCGTGTCCTGATTGGATGAAGCTACAGTTTGACCAGGCCAATCGCATCATATTGACAGAGGAAAGGGCCAATCAGATAACACGTGTcttatgacatcatcacagcGCGACGGATTCATATCAACAAACAGCAGAAGCTTTCTGTGGCGAACTTTCGCCAGAGATTTTCATTATTATGTAAGCTGTTATTTTCTTAATCCCCTCATAAGTGCACTATTAATATTTGAAATCCCAAAGATGTTCTTAACACCTTCGTTTTCTGTGCAAGCCGTGTTGCTGGATGTGACACCTCGcaatcaaaaatgatttttgaaaTGCTAATTTTGCACTTGCATGTGCCAGCCGAGCGTTATTACTGCTCAATCTGCGTCCACCATAAATATCCGACAATTGCTCAATTTCATCGGCAATTTCTTCCATTCTGTGCACTGCAGAAGTGAATGCCCGTGGTGTGTCACTTGCTGCTGCCTTTGGAATGGGCCAGCAGATCTCAGGACAAGCGGCGCGTATCCCTGAGAAGTTGCTCAAACATGTCGGCTTGATGCGGGACAGCGGCTACCTCACCTACGAGGAGTTTTTGGCCAGGGTGGCGGAGCTCAATGACTTGTAAGCACACATACATACTTTAATTGTTCATTGTGCACAATACATTCATCATTCACCCTCATTGGTGAACTGGCCTTTTATACAAATATTGCTGGATAATTCTATTTTTCTACTCTCGGCAGGACTGCTAAATTAGCTGCGGGGCAACACAAGCACCTGCTGTTTGAGGTCCAACCGGGATCGGATGCCAGCGCCTTGTGGAAGGTAGCTGTTAGGATCCTTTGCACTAAGGTGAGAACAGGAAAGAGCGACATTCAATCTTCACTGTAATCTTATTTTGTTTCACTTCTCCCGTGCGTTCCAGTCATTTGCGTTTGCCATTCTTTGGTTGGCTTTTGAGTCACCATGTGACTTGCTCCGCTTCCCGCCAGATCAACAAGACCAACGGCACGGTTGAGGCGTCGCGCATCATGAATCTGTACCAGTTCATCCAGCTGTACTGTGACATGACCAGCCAAGCCGCCAGTGTGCTGGCCGCAGagggcgccgccgccgccaccaccaccaccaatcCAGAGGCTTCTTGCATGCCACCTCTCGCCCCTGACGCCTGTCAGGCCAGCATGTGGATGGGCAGGTTGGTAGGAAAACAATCAAGAATCTGTTGGAATAAATCATTGTGGTTAGTGACCTGCATGTCAAAGGTTATTGGAACCAGAAGCTAACGGGTGATTTGACGCCTGACTCCCCCACACCCCCTTCTGCAGAGTGAAGGAGTTGACTGATGACGAGGAGTGCTGCATCTGTATGGACTGCAAAGCCGACCTCATCCTGCCGTGCACTCACCGCTTCTGCCAAAAGTGCATCGACAAATGGTAAGCTAGGTCACGCTAACAATGCAGCAAAAATGCTAAAATGCCGCGTGCGCTTAACGTGTTCCCGCAGGAGCCGCAACTGCCCCATGTGCCGCCTACAGGTGACGGCCGCCAACGACTCGTGGGTGATGTCCGACTTCCCCACCGAGAACGACATGGCGGGATACATCCTCAACTTGGCCGACGAGGCGGGACACCCGCATCAGCCTTGACGCgacaagtaaacaaaaaacacgtCACTTTCACTGAACATTCTCTCGTGGTTGGGAGTAGGTGTGCTGCAAAATGTTGCTGGAGGTCACATGACACCAGAACCTCCAAAGTGGAACAATCCGTTCCACGAAAAAAATCGTCTTTCCCATCGGAACTCATGTTCTCGGGTCAAACTAGTGCCATCATAAAATCCTCATGATCCtatcatattattattattattatttaccaTATGAACTCacggaaaaaaaattccatacAAATGTTGGCCTTTATAAACACCCGGCATGTGGGCAAGGAGAGCCACAGTCACTGATGCACTTTTGCGCATTTCTTGAACGGGATAAACATTTACccatacaaatacaaaataagacaCCCGCAAGGAGCTGCTGTGGGCCACAACTCACGCCCAAGTGCTCACACGCAAACTTAACGGCCAACTTGACTCATGAGGCCACGCCCCTTAAAGGCACACATACAATACAATCTACTGTATTACTGTAAGTTCTCTTCTACTCTCTTCCATTTGCTCTTGTAATGTTGTTTCACATTACTGTAGTAATTTTTTAATGACAGAATATATGAGTTACGAACTGGGTCATGAAACTGACATTGAGGTAGCACCAAGTTGTGGTTGTCACTTCTCACTGCCTTTTCGATTTCACTGCATTTAGCATCAGAGAAAACAGGAAGTTCACATGAAGGGAACACATTTTAGTCAAAaacctgctttttttcccccccagttGTTATAAACCAGCATGTTGCTATGTAATTAATATCCCTGATGAGCTTATGAATAATGAATGACATTTAGTTTGAAGAATAGTGAAGCACTGCGCCTTATTTTTACCATTTATGTGaaattttcacatttaatcTGCACACGAAGTACTGTACTTTGTTCCAGATTTTTCTGAGCCTTTTATTGAGTGTTTGAAACATATATCTCTGAAAATATGTTGAATTGTTCTAATTAGTGGAAAGCTATATATTAGATAGATTAGTTACCTTTATTGCTGTGTATATCCAGAATTCATTTATAAAATCTATTTTGTGTGGATTTTGGGTTTATTTCGTAAAAATATAATccaaaaaatgtacattgtTCGATTTTACCCGATTTATTGCTGACTTTGCTGTACTGTTTGCACTACAACAAATTATATCATtcgtctatttattttacattgattCGTTATTTTGCCCACTTCGAACATTTAATTCTGTAAGTGTAATGCATTGTATGGCCACCAGGTGGCGTCTTAACATTGAAGAAGGGTTCTTAGAGGTCCGTTTTCCACAAAACGTCCGGAACTTAACGTAATCACATTGATTGATAGTAGCAGaagtatttcaattttttttagcttttaatTCTGTCAGGGAAAAACATTATTCGATCTGCTCTTTTATCAATTCATAAGTCATTTATGTAAAGGATTTTGCGTGATAATGtgttattaaatattatatgcTACATTGAGTTTTTCTTAGGCTGCCCAAATCTGCTTTAACTTGTCTTAATATGGCTGGATTGAGGCATGACTGCATTATCTTGAATAAAGTTACCTTTTGCACTCATTTGAAagggcatttttaaaaatagcaatCGATATCTAAttaatatacaaataaatattgtgtATGATTgtgaaaattgaaaatgcaaGGCATCTTCATATTTAAGTTTATTTACACGTAGACATTTTTAAGAATAACATTTCACATCTaaacttgtaaaaaaaaattctacttAAAATTGGGCATTTGTCAACTCAGTTTTTTGATCTCATATTCTTGTTGAACATGCAAAATGTGCTCGTgttttctgtgtaaaaaaaaaaaaaaacgttaaaaCCTTTCCAAACTCATGTCACTCCACCGCTGGAATGGTGGCGTCCGCTTTGACGGCGTCCACTAAAAAGCTGAGTTCGTTGCATAGTGTCTCGTGGCGGTACGCCATGCGGATTTGCGCCACGTTTGTGCGTCCTATGTCGTTGCCCTCGGGGCCGTCTTGCAGATAGTTGGAGCCCAGGAAATGTTTCTTGTCCTGGAAGCAATACAAGAAAACGTGGATTGTACTTTCTCACACAGATTTATATGAATTTAAATTTTGTCCagcttaaaaatatttgaagataGTATTCACCTGGTGCGACAAACCGCTTTGCAGCACACTATTTCTGGCGATCTCGCACAAGTCGCAGGTGCTGAGTTTCCAGAGCTGAGCCGCGATGGCGTACTCCTCCATCAACGCTTCCTGTGAATGTTTCAACTCCAATTATGTCTCGCTCTGCAAGCCCGCGTGTGTCGTCTTGCAGGGGTTCGAACCTTTGTGTAGTGGAACTGCATGGGGTCGTCGGTGGACAGCGACACACACAGGCCCTTCTGGAGAAACTCCCGCAGTGGGTTTTTGGAGTATTGAAGGAACAGGCTATTGTTGCTCAGCGGTGACATGGCGATGGGGACCTGGGCCAGGTAGTACAGGTACTGCAACACTGGACTCTGGTGGACAGGAGATGTACCAAATGAGGATTTAAGGACTAGATTTCCAACATCAGGGAATGCAAAATGTCTCGGCAAGGTGAGATAAACATATTGTGATCATTTGAGGTTTTGATTCTTAGGTGCCGATTctccaaatgtctttttgtctGAGTTTGTGatggaaatttttttttgtcaaagcaCAAGACGGCATTACCTTCTTCAAGTTGAGGCCGTGGGAGATGTTATCCGCCGTCAAGAAGGCGGACACCAGGTGAGTGATGGAGCCTGCCTCGCCACAGTGGGGACGGAACTGGAAGGTGTTCAACCCACGCTCACTTTTGAGGGATgcaaaaaatgtgtgttacAAAAACAGTGGCACCAtgtggtttgtttgtctggttttttttgtttttttttagcatttattcagttttattatttcttcagCCTGGCAAGCCACACCCACTCCGGGTTTCCAACGCACGCCATTTGCCGCGGCTGTTTCTTGTTTTATAAAAACTGTCCAATCAAATTAGTTTATTTTCTGTGACGTATGCCTCCGGAAACCGATTCTAATTCAAAATGGCGCGCGGGGGAGACGATAGTACTTTTTTATTAACATCATCAAGCATTAGAAtaaccattttaaaataactctTAAAAGTCTCTAAAACCGCAACCGCTGACAACCCTAGAAGCATTTATATTAAAAtagaccgttttttttttttttttttttaa is part of the Syngnathus acus chromosome 6, fSynAcu1.2, whole genome shotgun sequence genome and encodes:
- the LOC119124607 gene encoding alpha-1,3-mannosyl-glycoprotein 4-beta-N-acetylglucosaminyltransferase C-like; this translates as MLRLMRKSADKMRCLRKKSTLPLLGFLVACLLLFNLYVDMDGYVLEAEKRQLGEALMHHASSERYIHTFRDLSNFSGTINVTYRYLAGFPLPRKKYLTIGLSSVKRKRGNYLLETIKSIFDQSSYEELKEIVVVVHLADFDSVWCENLLQEISRKFSHHIIAGRLLVIQAPEDYYPSLDGLKRNYNDPEDRVRFRSKQNVDYAFLLNFCTNLSDFYMMLEDDVRCSRNFLTALKKVIASREGSYWVMLEFSKLGYIGKLYHARDLPRLAHFLLMFYQEMPCDWLLIHFRGLLAQKDVIRFKPSLFQHMGYYSSYKGAENKLKDDDFEEDAVDIPDNPPARLYTNIDVFENYAAAKAYSAVDEYFWGKPPSTGDFFVVVFNKSAKISKIKITTGSEDRQSDILHHGAVEVGHRRMEGKQDGQCASYITLGEFRGGRVEVQDVDRKIGFDVDCVRVVVTASQKEWLIIRTISLWTTHTASPLIK
- the rnf141 gene encoding RING finger protein 141; translation: MGQQISGQAARIPEKLLKHVGLMRDSGYLTYEEFLARVAELNDLTAKLAAGQHKHLLFEVQPGSDASALWKVAVRILCTKINKTNGTVEASRIMNLYQFIQLYCDMTSQAASVLAAEGAAAATTTTNPEASCMPPLAPDACQASMWMGRVKELTDDEECCICMDCKADLILPCTHRFCQKCIDKWSRNCPMCRLQVTAANDSWVMSDFPTENDMAGYILNLADEAGHPHQP